From Thermogladius calderae 1633, a single genomic window includes:
- the rbsD gene encoding D-ribose pyranase encodes MRALLKTPIIHPELLYELSKLGHTDVFVIADAGLPIPPGKKRIDLAFAPGKPGFLEVLGVVLSNVVVERAVLANEIKDRNPEMHKKILELIEANKASWKNFELKYVPHEEFKAVYVASSRFVVRTGEYTPYSNIALVAGVPF; translated from the coding sequence GTGAGGGCCTTGTTGAAGACCCCGATCATACACCCCGAGCTCCTCTACGAGCTATCCAAGCTCGGGCACACAGATGTGTTTGTCATAGCAGACGCAGGACTCCCCATACCACCTGGCAAGAAGAGGATAGACCTGGCATTCGCCCCGGGGAAGCCAGGCTTCCTAGAGGTCTTGGGGGTGGTGCTGAGCAACGTGGTGGTCGAGAGAGCCGTTCTAGCCAACGAGATAAAAGACCGGAACCCCGAGATGCACAAGAAGATACTCGAGCTGATTGAGGCCAACAAGGCGTCGTGGAAGAACTTCGAGCTGAAGTACGTGCCTCACGAGGAGTTCAAGGCCGTGTACGTGGCTTCGTCCAGGTTCGTGGTGAGGACGGGCGAGTACACGCCGTACTCTAACATAGCTCTAGTCGCTGGCGTCCCCTTCTAG
- a CDS encoding complex I subunit 5 family protein, with protein sequence MLLLYNYSVVDWVSLVLSVTSFALVVVVTLYTTYYVEMERLPRFFPWLVSLFGFSISLTYLAVNLLLFVIAWSFMEIIGFVLVRIGEEYSTEGSLRAARGYLLTSTTAFEITVFTLIVLSVPSIVSSYNPSVLYQPFASVTPVVEVSSPVLLGLLLAGFVAKAALFPLHFWLPGAHSTAPSPASALLSGLTTPLGFYGLFRLTEIVDLTAWSQPLAYLLLAMGLSSIAYAGLEALGQRDGKIMLAYTTILTNGFTAVLFALYLSSPASTLLLVAVVLVMLMQMSYKTVLFCGMGLIELAYGTRYIQGLAGVSQQLRTSSLGVLIAVYTLIGVPGTVGFLAKLLSMYLLLTDVVEGGGPPAVAALAGAVLYIALSAVVGVRVLSVYTASMRSRRPSLEFKQPNTPLEAAVLVMGLLSLAPSALLLQGLGGPGWLVALVVSTLPIPLLVSLLQTARVVTGVARAPV encoded by the coding sequence GTGCTCCTCCTGTACAACTACTCTGTAGTCGACTGGGTTTCGCTAGTACTCTCCGTGACGTCTTTCGCTCTAGTAGTAGTCGTCACACTCTACACCACCTACTACGTGGAAATGGAGAGACTACCGAGGTTCTTCCCCTGGCTAGTCTCGCTATTCGGCTTCTCCATATCTTTGACCTACCTGGCTGTGAACCTCCTCTTGTTTGTCATAGCCTGGAGCTTCATGGAGATCATCGGCTTCGTGCTCGTCAGGATCGGCGAGGAGTACTCGACGGAGGGGTCGCTGAGGGCTGCCAGGGGGTACCTGCTCACCTCCACGACCGCTTTCGAGATAACCGTGTTCACGCTCATCGTCCTCTCCGTCCCGTCGATCGTGTCGTCATACAACCCGAGCGTCTTATACCAGCCCTTCGCTTCGGTGACCCCGGTTGTGGAGGTCTCTAGCCCGGTGCTCCTAGGCCTTCTCCTGGCAGGTTTTGTTGCAAAGGCAGCTCTCTTCCCCCTCCACTTCTGGCTACCGGGAGCGCACTCTACAGCGCCCTCGCCCGCGTCCGCCCTGTTGAGCGGCCTTACAACACCTCTCGGCTTCTACGGGCTCTTCAGGCTGACCGAGATAGTCGACCTTACAGCGTGGTCGCAGCCGCTTGCCTACCTCCTGCTAGCCATGGGTCTGTCCTCCATCGCTTACGCGGGGCTAGAGGCGCTGGGACAGAGGGACGGCAAGATAATGCTGGCGTACACGACTATCCTGACCAACGGCTTCACAGCCGTGCTCTTCGCGCTCTACTTGTCCAGCCCTGCCAGCACCCTCCTACTGGTGGCTGTAGTGCTCGTAATGCTCATGCAGATGAGCTACAAGACCGTCCTGTTCTGCGGCATGGGGCTAATAGAGCTCGCGTACGGGACGAGGTACATCCAGGGCCTCGCGGGCGTCTCCCAACAGCTGAGGACCTCCAGCCTGGGAGTGTTGATAGCGGTGTACACACTCATCGGAGTGCCCGGCACGGTCGGTTTCCTAGCGAAGCTCCTGTCGATGTACCTGCTACTCACCGACGTCGTAGAGGGAGGCGGCCCACCAGCGGTCGCGGCTCTAGCGGGGGCCGTCCTCTACATAGCCCTCTCCGCAGTAGTGGGGGTGAGGGTCCTCTCGGTGTACACGGCGAGCATGAGGTCTAGGAGGCCGTCCCTCGAGTTCAAGCAACCGAACACCCCGCTTGAAGCCGCGGTTCTGGTGATGGGCTTGCTGAGCCTCGCCCCGTCAGCCCTGCTACTACAGGGCCTGGGCGGGCCGGGGTGGCTTGTAGCCCTGGTTGTGTCGACGCTCCCAATCCCGCTCTTGGTCTCCCTGCTACAGACTGCCAGGGTGGTGACAGGCGTTGCCCGAGCCCCTGTTTAA
- a CDS encoding NADH-quinone oxidoreductase subunit H: MEEALAATIATSATLVLPLFMDGVERKVKAWVHSRIGPPVTQTLLDALKLLRKETRVFGSIPYYFYLSSTAAVLTALGVFSAYMYFATLNTAYVVYTLVFYLTSQAALALSYLIIPNPYSVIGGFREVFVSLVNEPFMVLGVVLYAVSFSSRPGLWGYVAAGFSFSAVLVASYVSSRRTPFDLSEAEPEIASGGFIELSGKALFLALYNLLLSRSLSQLIPLSLVAMAAGPGGPLAPLAYLASLAGVWALYGLASTLMGRARVDTALKSLVKLYLVLIAGAFVGLVV, from the coding sequence GTGGAGGAGGCCCTCGCAGCCACTATCGCCACGTCCGCCACACTAGTCCTGCCGCTCTTCATGGACGGCGTCGAGAGGAAGGTAAAGGCCTGGGTCCACTCCAGGATCGGCCCGCCGGTCACCCAGACCCTACTCGACGCCCTCAAGCTGTTGAGGAAGGAGACGCGCGTCTTCGGCTCGATACCCTACTACTTCTACCTCTCCTCGACGGCCGCCGTCCTGACAGCACTTGGCGTGTTCAGCGCTTACATGTACTTCGCCACGCTCAACACCGCGTACGTCGTCTACACCCTGGTCTTCTACCTCACGTCGCAAGCCGCGCTAGCGCTGTCGTATTTAATCATCCCAAACCCATACAGTGTTATAGGAGGCTTCAGGGAAGTCTTTGTGTCCCTCGTCAACGAGCCCTTCATGGTCCTGGGAGTAGTCCTCTACGCGGTCTCCTTCTCGTCCCGGCCGGGTCTCTGGGGCTACGTGGCAGCCGGCTTCTCGTTCTCCGCAGTCCTTGTAGCGAGCTACGTCTCCAGCCGGAGGACCCCGTTCGACCTGAGCGAGGCCGAGCCCGAGATCGCCTCAGGGGGGTTCATCGAGCTGAGCGGCAAGGCCCTGTTCCTCGCCCTCTACAACCTCCTCTTGTCGAGGTCCCTCTCGCAGCTGATACCCCTGTCCCTCGTGGCGATGGCCGCGGGCCCGGGCGGCCCGCTGGCCCCCCTGGCCTACCTGGCGTCACTCGCCGGCGTGTGGGCGTTGTACGGGCTCGCCTCGACTCTCATGGGAAGGGCTAGAGTCGACACGGCGTTGAAGTCCCTAGTCAAGCTCTACCTTGTCCTCATAGCGGGTGCTTTCGTGGGGCTGGTGGTGTAG
- a CDS encoding proton-conducting transporter membrane subunit translates to MKSLVGLVPLTTVLGAFTTPVVYLVTKSRRATFAYVTLFSLSALVLSLAVAVEVYAGKEVVVYNAGGWPGPVGIVYVVDEVNALLALVTALVSFLVFVYSYEYIRDSGYPWYLVMLLGAETGLLGVIYTGDVFNLFVMIEVTAISSYGLVMYYRWRATSIVSGLKYAFIGALGTTGFLLALAIVYAVFGSLNLVDIGLKAMGYPGSSVTGGPLEDAALAVGLVLALSLWAFTIKSGVFPNHFWLPDAHPAAPTPVSALLSGLVVNAGAVSLYKVLYLGFSASQLPGVRVVVESVSLIALVTGLVSSFLGGLLMVVQADVKRLIAYSTVMNMGFVFMSIATLSPIGVLGFVYYTVVHSLAKATLFLSVGPVIRAAASRRLDSIAGLGRSILPSGVALAVSTLTLAGIPPLPGFLGKLLIYQALFQYNVAAAVLFVVSSAIGLVSYMRLFYVLLVSPPTQTPAPVHAPLMKSVLVVLSILLVAAGLVFTFNRAAFDYVFYEPVKVVGDVASYLKSLSTSLYGLPG, encoded by the coding sequence TTGAAGAGCCTGGTTGGGCTAGTCCCCCTCACCACCGTCCTCGGGGCCTTCACAACGCCCGTCGTCTACCTCGTCACGAAGTCTAGGAGGGCCACGTTCGCCTACGTGACGCTCTTCTCCTTGTCCGCGCTCGTTCTCAGCCTGGCCGTCGCCGTGGAGGTCTACGCCGGCAAGGAGGTCGTCGTCTACAACGCGGGAGGGTGGCCGGGGCCTGTCGGGATCGTCTACGTGGTGGACGAGGTCAACGCCCTCCTCGCGCTGGTGACGGCGCTCGTCTCCTTCCTCGTCTTCGTGTACAGCTACGAGTACATACGCGACTCGGGCTACCCGTGGTACCTGGTGATGCTGCTCGGGGCCGAGACTGGGCTGCTCGGCGTCATATACACGGGGGACGTCTTCAACCTGTTCGTCATGATCGAGGTCACGGCGATATCCAGCTACGGGCTCGTCATGTACTACAGGTGGAGAGCCACCTCGATCGTCTCGGGCCTGAAGTACGCCTTTATAGGCGCCCTCGGGACCACGGGCTTCCTCCTCGCACTCGCGATAGTGTACGCCGTGTTCGGCAGCCTGAACCTGGTCGACATAGGCCTTAAGGCCATGGGCTACCCTGGCAGCTCGGTGACAGGGGGGCCGCTGGAAGACGCTGCGCTAGCCGTCGGGCTTGTCCTCGCCCTCTCGCTCTGGGCCTTCACGATCAAGAGCGGTGTTTTCCCCAACCACTTCTGGCTCCCCGACGCCCACCCAGCCGCCCCCACCCCCGTCTCCGCCCTTCTCAGCGGGCTTGTCGTCAACGCTGGGGCGGTCTCCTTGTACAAGGTGCTGTACCTCGGCTTCAGCGCGTCTCAGCTACCCGGGGTAAGGGTAGTCGTGGAGTCGGTCTCGCTCATCGCTCTGGTGACGGGGTTGGTCTCCAGCTTCCTGGGAGGCCTGCTAATGGTCGTCCAGGCAGACGTGAAGAGGCTCATAGCCTACTCTACAGTCATGAACATGGGGTTCGTCTTCATGAGCATAGCTACGCTCTCGCCTATAGGAGTACTGGGCTTCGTCTACTACACGGTGGTCCACTCGCTGGCTAAGGCCACTCTGTTCCTCTCCGTGGGCCCGGTGATCAGGGCCGCGGCCTCGAGGAGGCTCGACAGCATAGCGGGCCTCGGGCGGAGTATACTGCCTTCGGGTGTGGCCCTCGCTGTGTCGACCCTTACGCTCGCCGGGATACCGCCTCTACCGGGCTTCCTCGGTAAGCTCCTGATATACCAGGCCCTCTTCCAGTACAACGTCGCTGCGGCTGTCCTGTTCGTGGTATCAAGCGCTATAGGGCTGGTCTCTTACATGAGGCTCTTCTACGTCCTCCTCGTCTCCCCACCAACCCAGACCCCTGCGCCCGTTCACGCGCCGCTCATGAAGAGCGTGCTGGTTGTTCTAAGCATCCTCCTCGTCGCGGCGGGCCTGGTGTTCACCTTCAATAGGGCCGCCTTCGACTACGTGTTCTACGAGCCGGTAAAGGTCGTGGGAGACGTCGCGTCGTACCTCAAGTCTCTGAGCACCAGTCTCTACGGGCTGCCCGGATAG
- a CDS encoding 4Fe-4S binding protein codes for MVRVLKPVELIVVASEKGRVTVKYPYQEPLVTSDFRGAIRIDASKCIGCGACVKACPPNALELLESPERLVIRYFVGRCIFCWRCVDVCPVKAVVGTREFELATDRVEDLFNYTVHRRAECRECGSGFATRRMVEYVTEKSAVSEYYANECPECRKAKILNAVARRRGGV; via the coding sequence GTGGTGAGAGTACTCAAGCCAGTGGAGCTGATAGTCGTCGCGTCGGAGAAGGGGAGGGTCACAGTAAAGTACCCCTACCAGGAGCCTCTCGTCACGAGTGACTTCAGGGGGGCTATCAGGATAGACGCGTCCAAGTGCATAGGCTGCGGGGCCTGCGTCAAGGCCTGCCCGCCCAACGCGCTGGAGCTGTTGGAGTCCCCGGAGAGGCTCGTGATAAGGTACTTCGTCGGCAGGTGTATATTCTGCTGGAGGTGCGTCGACGTCTGCCCTGTCAAGGCCGTCGTCGGCACGCGTGAGTTCGAGCTCGCCACCGACAGGGTGGAGGACCTCTTCAACTACACGGTTCACAGGAGGGCTGAGTGCCGGGAGTGCGGTAGCGGGTTCGCCACGAGGAGGATGGTCGAGTACGTGACCGAGAAGTCCGCTGTGTCGGAGTACTACGCCAACGAGTGCCCGGAGTGCCGGAAGGCGAAAATACTGAATGCGGTCGCGAGGAGGAGGGGCGGTGTCTGA
- a CDS encoding proton-conducting transporter membrane subunit, translating into MPEPLFKALVDALAMGLVLAGALSVDSRPRLSRALRLAGFAVPLVSLVYAPYGLLWFQYFFLVLSFLVSIGVSLHNEDYYRVVYGSASYPQAVIDLSLVLLEVAFSSVNLIELFVAWFTLDLVLLLVILLEKGMENYRVAVTYIVLSMLPCDLSLFTFWVLVSARTGVYEAFTASFSELAATPASVGLVPALLLVAGFTAKLAQFPIHMWLPIVHPEAPSHGSAILSGLVVKLGAFMLLMTQTLFQYPAVVNAVLVAQGLVSSLYGFLAASAQDDLKRLLAYSTIGHTGVITVLLGLRGLLPVDTALLAVLYVFYHGLTKTLGFLNAGLLEQVAGSHNLYDLGYVDRVAPEATTPAVVAAMSLAGAPPTLGFTMKALTIYAVLTVALSRAASPEGPAWWALVVAAALVVSSVLSVIYSVKLVASYTSFPARAGLNKPEVGRLEVASERFLSGLIIASPALALLVPSAPAVFVLVSYAALAPFVIGLHLRRAALPEEKPWATGVEL; encoded by the coding sequence TTGCCCGAGCCCCTGTTTAAGGCCCTGGTCGACGCCCTCGCCATGGGGCTCGTGCTGGCGGGCGCCCTCTCGGTCGACTCGCGCCCGAGGCTCAGCAGGGCGCTGAGGCTAGCGGGCTTCGCGGTGCCGCTGGTCTCCCTGGTCTACGCTCCCTACGGGCTCCTGTGGTTCCAGTACTTCTTCCTTGTCCTCTCCTTCCTCGTCTCGATCGGCGTGAGCCTGCACAACGAGGACTACTACAGGGTAGTGTACGGCTCGGCCTCTTACCCTCAGGCTGTCATAGACCTCAGCCTAGTCCTGCTCGAGGTGGCGTTCTCCTCGGTCAACCTCATCGAGCTATTCGTCGCCTGGTTCACCCTGGACCTCGTCCTGCTCCTCGTGATCCTGCTCGAGAAGGGGATGGAGAACTACAGGGTGGCCGTCACGTACATAGTTCTGAGCATGCTCCCCTGCGACCTCTCCCTGTTCACCTTCTGGGTGCTCGTCTCGGCCCGCACAGGCGTCTACGAGGCGTTCACAGCGAGCTTCAGCGAGCTCGCGGCAACGCCCGCGAGCGTGGGCCTCGTCCCAGCCCTGCTACTAGTGGCCGGCTTCACGGCCAAGCTAGCCCAGTTCCCCATTCACATGTGGCTACCGATCGTCCACCCGGAGGCCCCCTCGCACGGCTCCGCCATCCTCAGCGGCCTGGTCGTGAAGCTAGGCGCCTTCATGCTCCTCATGACGCAGACCCTGTTCCAGTACCCGGCGGTGGTCAACGCCGTCCTGGTCGCCCAGGGCCTGGTATCGTCGCTGTACGGTTTCCTGGCCGCGTCCGCCCAGGACGACCTGAAGAGGCTGCTCGCCTACAGCACCATAGGCCACACCGGGGTGATAACGGTCCTACTAGGCCTAAGGGGCCTACTACCCGTGGACACGGCTCTGCTGGCTGTCCTCTACGTCTTCTACCACGGCTTGACGAAGACGCTCGGCTTCCTAAACGCTGGGCTCCTAGAGCAGGTCGCCGGCTCGCACAACCTTTACGACCTCGGCTACGTGGACAGAGTGGCCCCGGAGGCCACTACGCCAGCCGTCGTGGCGGCCATGAGCCTCGCCGGCGCCCCGCCGACGCTCGGGTTCACTATGAAGGCCCTCACTATATACGCCGTCTTGACAGTTGCGCTGAGCCGGGCGGCCTCCCCCGAGGGACCCGCTTGGTGGGCGCTTGTGGTAGCGGCCGCCCTAGTGGTCTCGAGCGTTCTCTCGGTGATCTACAGCGTCAAGCTGGTGGCCTCCTACACTTCCTTTCCGGCCAGGGCCGGGCTTAATAAGCCGGAGGTGGGGAGGCTCGAGGTGGCCAGCGAGAGATTCCTCTCCGGTCTCATAATCGCGAGCCCCGCCCTCGCACTACTGGTCCCGTCCGCCCCCGCGGTCTTCGTGCTCGTGTCCTACGCAGCGCTAGCACCCTTCGTCATTGGGCTCCATCTCAGGAGGGCCGCGTTACCCGAGGAGAAGCCCTGGGCTACGGGTGTCGAGCTATGA
- a CDS encoding FAD-dependent oxidoreductase: MGGYLDYMNFAFLCRSKPTSKNLRVAVIGAGPAGLAATGYLVCRGFEVDVFDKQPLPGGMMVFAIPPWRIPKQRVLEGVKRLEEVFGVRFYTRTKVFAGEVRHEEGDSLVEKSLPLEEVVNDYHAVLISTGTWESKIPRLPGVGSEGVTSALDYLYRVRVFELGFTASPPPRSRRAVVIGGGYSAIDAAEQVSRMGGDATIVYRRTIREAPAGVYEVERVRREGVEFVELASPVEVVAENGRVKGVRFQRMRLGPPDESGRPQPVPIEGADFVLEADLVIFATGEAPTPPVSRSEDVLRKLGLSLKKDGSVSVNRIYQTSNPKVFAAGDVVTGPSRVGPAVRSGLYAGRFVENWLETQLVKAPLTAR; encoded by the coding sequence ATGGGGGGCTACTTGGACTACATGAACTTTGCTTTCCTCTGCCGCAGCAAGCCCACGTCAAAGAATCTGAGGGTCGCGGTGATCGGCGCTGGGCCCGCCGGCCTCGCCGCGACGGGCTACCTTGTCTGCCGGGGCTTCGAGGTCGACGTCTTCGACAAGCAGCCCCTCCCCGGGGGTATGATGGTCTTCGCGATACCCCCCTGGAGGATCCCGAAGCAGAGGGTGCTCGAAGGCGTCAAGAGGCTGGAAGAGGTCTTCGGCGTCAGGTTCTACACTAGGACGAAGGTGTTCGCTGGAGAGGTGAGGCACGAGGAGGGAGACTCACTGGTCGAGAAGAGCCTCCCCCTAGAAGAGGTCGTCAACGACTACCACGCTGTTCTCATCTCGACGGGTACCTGGGAGTCGAAGATCCCGAGGCTCCCGGGCGTGGGCTCCGAGGGGGTGACCTCGGCCCTCGACTACCTCTACAGGGTTAGAGTCTTCGAGCTCGGCTTCACGGCGTCGCCTCCGCCGAGGTCGAGGAGGGCTGTCGTGATAGGAGGGGGCTACAGCGCTATCGACGCGGCTGAGCAGGTCAGCAGAATGGGAGGCGACGCGACCATAGTGTACAGGAGGACCATTAGAGAGGCGCCGGCCGGCGTATACGAGGTCGAGAGAGTCAGGAGAGAAGGCGTGGAGTTCGTGGAGCTCGCCTCCCCTGTCGAGGTGGTAGCCGAGAACGGCCGGGTGAAGGGCGTGAGGTTCCAAAGGATGAGGCTCGGCCCACCAGACGAGTCGGGTAGGCCTCAGCCGGTCCCCATAGAGGGTGCCGACTTCGTCCTAGAGGCAGACCTGGTCATCTTCGCGACGGGGGAGGCACCCACTCCGCCGGTCTCGCGTAGCGAGGATGTCTTGAGGAAGCTGGGCCTTAGCCTCAAGAAGGACGGGTCTGTATCGGTGAACAGGATCTACCAGACCAGCAACCCGAAGGTCTTCGCAGCAGGCGACGTGGTGACAGGGCCCTCCAGGGTCGGGCCCGCGGTGAGGTCCGGGCTTTACGCGGGGAGGTTCGTCGAGAACTGGCTCGAGACGCAACTGGTTAAAGCCCCCTTGACTGCGAGGTGA
- a CDS encoding NADH-quinone oxidoreductase subunit C has translation MPGVEEYVRLAQERGGRWVVHGDTVHLVVDPSDLRPIADKIFNEYGACFRTCVGTDERPLNNHFSITHLFTDDRSGLYIALKSYLDPENPVAPSIADVVPAADWCELEAWDMLGIRFEGRRLERLVLPYWWPEGVHPLRKEFDYKSRPDVSLARSERVTLRKEVGTVPLGPYHPALHEPEYFELYVKGERVVDVRYRGFHVHRGIEKLAESRMNYQQVNFLAERICGICGFEHSTCYALAVEKAAGVDVPERAQFIRSIVLEVERLHSHLLLLGVAFHLLGYDAGFMHMWRVRERTMVLAEMLTGSRKTYGINLVGGVRRDINEEKKSKVLSELGELVKDFKRVVEIAVSAPNVKRRLTGTGLLPKEDARRLGVEGPVARGSGIDKDARRDLPYAAYKYASFRVPVYTEGDNMARVLVRVEEVFESVSIIEQLLDKLPKGPIMAEKVEIPPGRVGVQVVEAPRGGDVHYVLTGDGRPYRWRVRAPTYANIPALKVMLRDQRLADAPITIASIDPCFSCTDRVVVVRDDGVVERLEVGASW, from the coding sequence ATGCCCGGGGTAGAGGAATACGTGAGGCTGGCCCAGGAGCGGGGAGGTAGGTGGGTCGTCCACGGTGACACAGTACACCTGGTTGTCGACCCCTCCGACCTGAGGCCCATAGCCGACAAGATCTTCAACGAGTACGGCGCGTGCTTCAGGACTTGCGTGGGGACGGACGAGAGGCCTTTGAACAACCACTTCTCCATAACCCACCTGTTCACAGACGACAGGAGCGGCCTCTACATAGCGTTGAAGTCCTACCTAGACCCAGAGAACCCCGTGGCGCCGAGCATCGCGGACGTGGTCCCGGCGGCCGACTGGTGCGAGCTCGAGGCCTGGGACATGCTGGGTATAAGGTTCGAGGGGAGGAGGCTGGAGAGGCTCGTCCTCCCCTACTGGTGGCCCGAGGGCGTCCACCCCCTGAGGAAGGAGTTCGACTACAAGAGCAGGCCCGACGTCTCGCTCGCGAGGAGCGAGAGGGTCACGCTGAGGAAGGAGGTGGGCACCGTCCCGCTCGGCCCCTACCACCCGGCCCTGCACGAGCCGGAGTACTTCGAGCTCTACGTCAAGGGGGAGAGGGTCGTAGACGTGAGGTACAGGGGGTTCCACGTACACAGGGGTATTGAGAAGCTCGCGGAGTCGAGGATGAACTACCAGCAGGTCAACTTCCTCGCGGAGAGGATATGCGGGATATGCGGCTTCGAGCACAGCACGTGCTACGCCCTCGCAGTGGAGAAGGCCGCGGGGGTGGACGTCCCGGAGAGGGCGCAGTTCATAAGGTCGATAGTACTGGAGGTCGAGAGGCTCCACAGCCACCTGCTACTGCTAGGCGTCGCCTTCCACTTACTGGGCTACGACGCGGGCTTCATGCACATGTGGCGCGTCAGGGAGAGGACCATGGTGCTGGCCGAGATGCTGACCGGCAGTAGGAAGACCTACGGGATCAACCTCGTGGGGGGCGTGAGGAGGGACATCAACGAGGAGAAGAAGAGCAAGGTGCTGTCCGAGCTAGGGGAGCTCGTCAAGGACTTCAAGAGGGTCGTCGAGATCGCCGTCTCGGCCCCCAACGTAAAGAGGAGGCTGACGGGCACCGGCCTACTCCCCAAGGAGGACGCGCGGAGGCTGGGGGTCGAGGGGCCCGTGGCTAGGGGCTCGGGGATAGACAAGGACGCGCGGAGGGACCTGCCCTACGCCGCCTACAAGTACGCCTCGTTCAGGGTACCCGTCTACACCGAGGGCGACAACATGGCGAGGGTCCTCGTGAGAGTGGAGGAGGTCTTCGAGTCCGTCTCGATCATAGAGCAACTGCTCGACAAGCTGCCCAAGGGGCCGATCATGGCCGAGAAGGTCGAGATACCCCCGGGCAGAGTGGGCGTACAGGTCGTGGAGGCGCCCAGGGGCGGCGACGTACACTACGTCCTCACGGGCGACGGGAGGCCCTACCGCTGGAGGGTCAGGGCCCCGACCTACGCGAACATACCGGCGCTAAAGGTCATGCTTAGGGACCAGCGCCTCGCGGACGCCCCGATCACCATCGCGAGTATAGACCCGTGCTTCTCCTGCACCGACCGCGTAGTCGTCGTAAGGGACGACGGGGTGGTTGAGAGGCTGGAGGTGGGGGCGTCGTGGTGA
- a CDS encoding NADH-quinone oxidoreductase subunit B family protein, whose amino-acid sequence MSESVKRSIWVYHLNTGGCNACDIEVLDALTPWFDAERFGVKLVPSPRQADVLLLTGPVTIEALPKVVNAIEAMPRPRYIVALGSCGVGGGIWHDTYSTIGGVRELLKILEARGVKVDGVYYVPGCPVRPESILYAIALFKGLVEKKVKSEVAYSD is encoded by the coding sequence GTGTCTGAGAGCGTCAAGAGGAGCATATGGGTCTACCACTTGAACACAGGGGGTTGCAACGCCTGCGATATCGAGGTCCTCGACGCTCTCACCCCTTGGTTCGACGCGGAGAGGTTTGGCGTCAAGCTTGTCCCCTCGCCGAGGCAGGCCGACGTGCTACTCTTAACCGGCCCAGTGACTATCGAAGCCTTACCCAAGGTCGTCAACGCTATAGAGGCCATGCCTAGGCCCAGGTACATCGTAGCACTCGGCTCGTGCGGCGTCGGTGGCGGTATCTGGCACGACACCTACTCGACTATAGGTGGGGTGAGAGAGCTCCTCAAGATCCTCGAGGCCCGCGGGGTAAAGGTGGACGGTGTCTACTACGTCCCCGGCTGCCCCGTGAGGCCGGAGAGCATACTCTACGCCATCGCCCTCTTCAAGGGCCTGGTCGAGAAGAAGGTCAAGAGCGAGGTGGCCTACAGCGACTGA
- a CDS encoding 4Fe-4S dicluster domain-containing protein, whose product MASAPQPKYLRVIDLGACIGCGACEAVCDFLHDGRPFIKVYRTSLGLDIPLSCFHCSKAPCVEVCPTGAMTRDQSGAVYVEKSKCIGCLACLYACPFSIPELEPVLKVSSKCDLCKPLREMGLTPGCVSMCPAGAILYGEEALVYEAGKKRIAESMAKARFEALR is encoded by the coding sequence GTGGCGTCCGCACCCCAGCCCAAATACCTTAGGGTCATAGACCTAGGCGCGTGCATAGGCTGCGGCGCGTGTGAGGCGGTGTGCGACTTCCTACACGACGGCAGGCCGTTCATTAAGGTGTACAGGACATCGCTAGGCCTGGACATACCCCTCTCGTGCTTCCACTGCTCGAAGGCCCCCTGCGTAGAGGTCTGTCCGACGGGCGCCATGACGAGGGACCAGTCCGGGGCGGTGTACGTGGAGAAGAGCAAGTGCATTGGCTGCCTCGCCTGCCTCTACGCCTGCCCGTTCAGCATACCGGAGCTGGAGCCAGTACTCAAGGTCTCCAGTAAGTGCGACCTGTGTAAGCCGCTGAGAGAGATGGGGCTGACACCGGGCTGCGTGTCGATGTGCCCAGCCGGCGCGATCCTGTACGGGGAAGAGGCCCTCGTCTACGAGGCTGGCAAGAAGAGGATAGCGGAGTCCATGGCCAAGGCAAGGTTCGAGGCGTTAAGGTAG